One Gemmatimonadota bacterium genomic region harbors:
- the dgoD gene encoding galactonate dehydratase: protein MKIAKIEQFFPRRRMRLIKITTDTGIVGWGETTLEGKPRSTWAAVEELADYLIGKDPLRIEHHWQHIYRSAFYRGGNVLMTALSGIDQALWDIAGKYFNVPTYQLLGGPVRDRIRVYAHWGIRDSSERGLDAARERLEMLREKGGYKAFKSGPGGKWRAHEPPEVINRFVKCAYTMREWVGDDCELCFDFHGKMTPALAVEICHEIKGMRPMFVEEPVPQENVDALKHVSDHVPFPIATGERLLSRWEFRTVFEKNAVAYIQPDGSHAGGISELRRIANMAEVYYMHIMPHCAIGPVAFSACMQVDAAVPNFLIQEQVDAGLGEDLLQDPWVVRDGHIDLPTRPGLGFDLISKEAERDIGVYEEELGGEYFYENDGSVADW from the coding sequence ATGAAAATCGCCAAAATCGAACAATTCTTTCCCCGTCGAAGGATGCGCTTGATCAAAATTACGACCGATACCGGTATTGTAGGCTGGGGAGAGACCACTCTTGAGGGCAAACCCCGGAGTACCTGGGCTGCCGTAGAAGAACTCGCGGATTATCTGATTGGGAAAGATCCCCTGCGGATTGAGCACCACTGGCAACATATTTATCGATCCGCTTTTTATCGCGGGGGCAATGTGCTTATGACCGCTCTTTCGGGTATTGACCAGGCACTTTGGGATATTGCTGGTAAATACTTCAATGTGCCGACCTATCAGCTTCTCGGCGGACCGGTGCGTGATCGCATTCGCGTTTATGCCCATTGGGGGATTCGCGATAGTTCAGAACGCGGGTTGGATGCTGCGCGTGAGCGTCTCGAAATGCTACGAGAAAAGGGTGGGTACAAAGCTTTTAAATCGGGACCTGGTGGCAAGTGGCGCGCCCATGAACCTCCTGAGGTGATCAACCGCTTTGTCAAATGTGCCTATACTATGCGCGAGTGGGTCGGTGACGATTGTGAACTCTGTTTTGATTTTCACGGTAAGATGACGCCTGCGCTTGCCGTGGAAATTTGCCACGAGATCAAAGGCATGCGGCCCATGTTCGTCGAAGAACCCGTGCCACAGGAAAATGTCGATGCGCTCAAACACGTTTCCGATCATGTGCCTTTTCCCATTGCTACGGGTGAACGCCTGCTTTCGCGCTGGGAGTTTCGCACTGTTTTTGAAAAAAATGCCGTCGCTTATATCCAGCCCGATGGCTCGCATGCAGGCGGTATTTCCGAACTCAGACGCATTGCGAACATGGCAGAAGTGTATTATATGCATATTATGCCGCATTGCGCTATTGGGCCGGTCGCTTTTTCCGCATGTATGCAGGTCGATGCCGCTGTGCCCAATTTTCTCATTCAAGAGCAAGTCGATGCAGGCCTGGGTGAGGACTTGTTACAAGATCCCTGGGTTGTCAGGGATGGACATATTGATTTGCCCACCAGGCCCGGTCTGGGTTTTGACCTTATTTCCAAAGAAGCTGAACGAGATATTGGGGTGTACGAAGAGGAACTCGGCGGCGAATATTTTTACGAAAACGATGGCAGTGTTGCGGATTGGTGA
- a CDS encoding Ldh family oxidoreductase has protein sequence MKGFAVPKFQAKALRRIGYELFEAAGCTPEDTRTVVDHLVESNLFGHDSHGAIRFYEYARAVREGRFQPRAVPVVVEEYPCLAVVDAKGAMGQVGATFAAKLASEKARIHGVGCVALRNTSHIGRAGAYPLMVAREGLIGLIFVNAGHLGYQIAPFGGIDGRLSTNPIAFAAPRRKAEPILVDMTTSVVAEGKVRVAINSGHQVPEGWLIDSEGNPTVDPGDFSADPRGAILPMGGVVAHKGFALSLVVELLGGTLSGQGCAAGERQMISNGVLLTVYDIAHFTDQEAYYDEVEALIRHVKSSRVAPGFEEILLPGEPEFRSATQRKMEGIEVDDTTWSMICEEARAVGLEPQRWEAVKT, from the coding sequence ATGAAAGGGTTTGCCGTGCCTAAATTTCAAGCGAAGGCTTTACGCCGGATTGGTTACGAGCTTTTCGAAGCTGCCGGGTGTACGCCCGAGGACACGCGGACCGTCGTGGACCACCTTGTCGAGTCGAATCTCTTCGGTCACGACTCTCACGGCGCCATCCGGTTCTACGAGTATGCCCGGGCGGTCCGGGAAGGGCGGTTCCAGCCCCGGGCGGTTCCGGTGGTCGTCGAGGAGTATCCCTGCCTGGCTGTTGTGGATGCGAAGGGGGCGATGGGACAGGTGGGCGCGACCTTTGCAGCAAAGCTGGCCAGTGAGAAGGCCCGGATACACGGCGTCGGTTGCGTCGCGCTGCGGAATACCAGCCATATAGGCCGGGCTGGTGCGTATCCGCTCATGGTCGCCCGGGAAGGATTGATTGGTCTGATCTTTGTGAATGCCGGGCACCTGGGTTATCAGATCGCCCCTTTTGGGGGAATCGACGGACGCCTGAGCACCAATCCGATCGCATTTGCTGCCCCCCGACGGAAGGCAGAGCCGATTCTGGTAGATATGACGACTTCGGTGGTGGCAGAAGGGAAGGTGCGGGTGGCGATCAACAGCGGGCACCAGGTCCCCGAGGGTTGGCTGATCGATTCGGAGGGGAATCCGACCGTGGATCCGGGAGATTTTTCGGCCGATCCGCGGGGCGCAATTCTCCCTATGGGCGGCGTGGTTGCCCACAAAGGCTTTGCGTTGAGTCTGGTGGTGGAGCTTTTGGGAGGCACTCTCAGCGGGCAGGGATGCGCTGCCGGCGAGCGCCAGATGATCAGCAACGGCGTGCTTTTGACGGTGTACGACATTGCGCACTTTACCGACCAGGAGGCCTACTACGACGAGGTGGAAGCATTGATCCGGCATGTGAAGTCGAGCCGCGTGGCCCCTGGATTTGAGGAAATCCTGCTGCCCGGAGAGCCGGAATTCCGCAGCGCGACGCAGCGGAAGATGGAGGGGATCGAGGTAGATGATACGACCTGGTCAATGATCTGCGAGGAAGCGCGCGCTGTCGGGCTGGAACCCCAGCGGTGGGAAGCCGTAAAGACTTAA
- a CDS encoding PorV/PorQ family protein has product MMTRIYASICVFAIVILLQSPAQGQGYVEIKDEDIYSSTAASRIGLTGFAFLKISQGARSVGMGDAYTAISNDINAAFKNPAGLTHMKRIEYVFSYNRWLVNSTVASSAVAANTPYGVVGVTFIGFYPEKSKETTILQPLGTGEMVNAGDVAIGFLYAKKMTDRLSFGVHGRWIQETLHDKKISSYDVSLGTLFYTGFGSSRLAMTLQNFGKDVTPEAVTFAMPMVFNIAAAMEVYGTIEDPTYLTAAVDFSYATDFGERLHFGGELWVARVLALRAGYKTNYDIESYSLGAGVRVNYVGGRQVSVDFAYSAIEGGFDAPLRVSLSGSF; this is encoded by the coding sequence ATGATGACCAGGATATACGCATCAATCTGCGTATTCGCGATTGTGATTTTGCTGCAATCGCCCGCCCAGGGACAGGGATATGTGGAAATCAAGGATGAGGATATTTATTCCTCAACCGCTGCTTCGCGAATTGGGCTTACAGGATTTGCATTTCTGAAGATTTCCCAGGGGGCGCGATCGGTGGGAATGGGGGATGCGTACACGGCCATATCCAATGATATCAATGCGGCATTCAAGAATCCTGCCGGCTTGACTCATATGAAACGGATCGAGTACGTGTTCTCTTACAACCGATGGTTGGTAAACAGCACGGTTGCTTCCAGCGCTGTTGCGGCGAATACGCCTTATGGCGTGGTGGGCGTTACCTTTATCGGTTTCTACCCTGAGAAGAGCAAGGAAACCACCATACTCCAGCCGCTCGGAACGGGAGAGATGGTGAATGCTGGGGATGTCGCCATCGGATTTCTTTACGCGAAGAAAATGACCGATAGGCTCTCCTTCGGCGTTCACGGTCGCTGGATTCAGGAAACGCTGCACGACAAGAAAATTTCCAGTTACGATGTCTCACTCGGCACGCTGTTCTACACGGGATTTGGCTCCAGCAGGTTGGCGATGACATTGCAGAATTTCGGCAAAGACGTAACGCCGGAAGCGGTCACTTTCGCCATGCCAATGGTCTTCAATATCGCCGCTGCTATGGAAGTTTACGGAACGATAGAAGATCCCACCTACCTCACAGCCGCAGTCGATTTCAGCTATGCCACTGATTTCGGTGAGCGGTTACATTTTGGCGGTGAACTCTGGGTCGCAAGGGTGCTCGCGCTTCGAGCTGGATACAAGACCAATTACGACATCGAGAGTTATTCACTTGGTGCCGGTGTTCGCGTGAACTATGTGGGAGGTAGGCAGGTCTCTGTCGATTTTGCCTATTCGGCGATTGAGGGTGGCTTCGATGCTCCGCTGCGCGTGTCTCTGAGTGGGAGTTTTTAG
- a CDS encoding TonB-dependent receptor has protein sequence MRESKRILLWCMTLSLVLFGADLTFAATTGKISGTVRDAQGQPLPGANVVVKGMRLGATTDADGIYFILTVPPGVHTLTASLVGYGTISQTDVKVAVDLTTTVDFALEEIALQATELVVIAERPPVEPDKTTSKYIMGSEDIESLPIIRSVSGLLALQPGVLPEGNDMIRGTGAADVTYYIDGIPIVTTDGVGAFDRFQFQNTSAVQELTILTGGWEAEYGNAQAGIINLVTREAGENYSGRLEYKFDPSGKKHWGNDVYDAPQFRDNLKWGDAAWENETDPETGQTIHQRIDYTGAAGHFIEANLSGPLTPDAGLFVSTRFDRSSRSFPSSSSHTPENTRNTVKLNYNMSDNVKVKLGGFYHWSKGWNNGTSLGRSATAGAIRGLGDGGRNIFLPEGSSAGRFTDSESLIYVSLTHTLSPKTFYEAKISRSFSKQDTSDIPAATQPLRRDAAGYFNLSRDVRAYEISARARYNVKFDISSQITRGHLVKTGIDFTYSDAWAFGEIGENESRRVVAFYSKDGASDGNFQRGINPFQWGLYLQDKMEFSGMIVNAGVRLDGFHNGEKGSAVPSFETSPMYNKLRHFRNAPRADADAKIAFSPRLGVSHPITAASTIRFFYGRFYKFPNLWTMNRQVWVGSFPDIDINDNGQIDPEERFNDLGKENQIGVGNMATPPEKTTSFEVGTDWNVVSDYTLSLTAYYKTVDNQLSTGTTGGETTIWQDPGTGRTEQIRVNLSIRYEDIKGIELGFQKRFSNNFAFQTSFNAQWLSGGRAGGAGDRFFPDSTWVAAGNYWLGYEIRNGQEVPIPLTQDELREIGSKANQLLRDIQAGGGPSKGAAGPNEHFLAAIEKEPGIWAITPILSELNIGGIRGRDRTAFGSVAFLYRTPSDWGPMVGEAGLFGNIQANMIYRMQTGSRFEYSLPEGGVEERNEPLRTWVDLNAQKTFYGLGDRFDVTLFVETYNLFNQKDRRVNNFDYIQWGLRRPVPTDQLYRDFGDPNDRAFLGSPRQVHLGLRLSF, from the coding sequence ATGCGAGAATCAAAACGAATTCTCCTGTGGTGCATGACGCTGAGTCTGGTTCTGTTTGGCGCTGATTTGACATTCGCTGCCACTACGGGAAAGATTTCCGGTACTGTCAGAGATGCGCAGGGACAACCGCTTCCCGGAGCCAATGTGGTTGTCAAAGGGATGCGTTTGGGGGCTACCACAGACGCCGATGGAATTTATTTTATTCTTACCGTACCACCTGGGGTGCACACACTGACTGCATCTCTGGTGGGCTATGGAACGATATCTCAAACCGATGTAAAAGTCGCCGTTGACCTGACTACGACGGTCGATTTCGCGCTGGAGGAAATAGCTCTACAGGCCACAGAATTGGTTGTGATTGCCGAGCGTCCACCCGTGGAACCGGATAAAACCACCAGCAAATACATCATGGGATCAGAGGATATCGAGTCGCTTCCCATCATCAGAAGCGTCTCTGGACTCCTCGCTTTACAGCCCGGCGTTTTGCCGGAGGGAAACGACATGATTCGCGGAACTGGTGCCGCGGATGTGACTTATTACATAGATGGAATCCCCATTGTGACCACCGATGGCGTGGGTGCATTTGACCGTTTCCAGTTTCAAAACACATCGGCTGTCCAGGAACTCACCATATTGACCGGAGGATGGGAGGCAGAATATGGCAATGCCCAGGCCGGTATTATCAATCTGGTCACGCGGGAGGCAGGGGAAAACTATTCGGGACGATTGGAGTACAAGTTTGATCCTTCGGGCAAAAAACACTGGGGCAACGACGTTTACGACGCCCCTCAGTTTAGAGATAACTTGAAGTGGGGAGATGCCGCCTGGGAAAATGAGACAGATCCCGAAACGGGACAAACTATTCACCAGCGGATCGATTATACCGGTGCAGCAGGCCATTTCATAGAGGCGAATCTATCTGGACCACTTACGCCTGACGCCGGGCTATTCGTCAGCACGCGCTTTGATCGGTCCTCCCGTTCGTTTCCTTCCTCTTCCTCGCACACTCCTGAAAATACCCGCAATACAGTCAAGCTAAATTACAATATGTCAGACAATGTAAAGGTCAAGCTCGGCGGATTCTACCATTGGAGCAAAGGGTGGAACAACGGCACCAGTTTGGGCAGAAGCGCTACGGCCGGTGCTATCCGAGGTCTGGGAGACGGTGGGAGAAACATCTTTCTACCGGAAGGAAGTTCTGCGGGACGGTTCACGGATAGTGAGAGTTTGATCTACGTCTCTTTGACCCATACCCTGAGTCCAAAGACATTCTATGAAGCCAAAATATCGCGCTCTTTTTCCAAACAGGATACCAGCGATATTCCCGCAGCGACCCAGCCCCTGCGCAGGGATGCGGCCGGGTACTTCAACCTGTCGCGCGACGTGCGTGCCTACGAAATTTCAGCGCGCGCGCGTTACAACGTCAAGTTCGATATTTCCAGCCAGATCACGAGGGGACATCTGGTCAAGACCGGGATTGACTTCACCTATTCCGACGCCTGGGCATTTGGGGAGATTGGAGAAAACGAATCTCGCCGCGTCGTTGCCTTTTACTCAAAAGATGGGGCTTCAGATGGAAACTTTCAGCGGGGAATCAACCCTTTTCAGTGGGGACTCTATTTGCAAGATAAGATGGAATTCAGCGGCATGATCGTCAATGCAGGCGTTCGTCTGGATGGATTCCACAATGGAGAAAAAGGCTCCGCAGTTCCATCTTTTGAAACATCACCTATGTACAACAAACTCCGACATTTTCGAAACGCACCACGGGCAGACGCCGATGCCAAAATCGCGTTCAGCCCTCGATTGGGTGTTTCACATCCCATCACCGCTGCAAGCACCATCCGGTTTTTCTATGGGAGATTTTACAAATTTCCGAATCTCTGGACGATGAATCGGCAGGTCTGGGTGGGGAGCTTTCCCGACATCGACATCAACGACAACGGACAGATCGATCCCGAGGAGAGGTTCAATGATCTCGGAAAGGAAAACCAGATCGGCGTTGGAAACATGGCGACACCGCCTGAGAAAACCACCAGTTTTGAAGTGGGGACCGACTGGAACGTGGTTTCGGACTATACCCTGTCGCTAACCGCCTACTACAAAACGGTAGATAATCAGTTATCTACTGGTACAACGGGCGGCGAGACGACGATCTGGCAGGACCCCGGCACGGGGAGAACCGAGCAGATCCGTGTCAACTTGAGTATTAGATATGAGGATATCAAGGGAATTGAACTGGGTTTCCAGAAGCGATTCAGCAATAACTTCGCGTTTCAGACTTCCTTTAACGCGCAGTGGCTATCGGGAGGGCGTGCAGGGGGAGCAGGAGACCGGTTCTTCCCGGATTCAACGTGGGTCGCCGCTGGAAATTACTGGCTTGGCTATGAGATTCGAAACGGGCAGGAGGTTCCAATTCCACTGACCCAGGATGAGCTCCGAGAAATCGGATCCAAAGCGAATCAACTCCTTCGCGACATCCAGGCAGGTGGTGGTCCCAGCAAGGGGGCGGCAGGACCGAATGAACATTTTCTGGCGGCTATTGAAAAGGAACCTGGCATCTGGGCTATCACTCCCATTCTTTCCGAGTTGAATATTGGCGGCATACGAGGCAGGGACAGAACGGCATTTGGGAGCGTGGCGTTTCTCTATCGAACGCCGAGCGATTGGGGTCCAATGGTTGGCGAAGCGGGTTTGTTCGGGAATATTCAGGCCAACATGATTTATCGCATGCAGACCGGCAGCCGGTTCGAATACTCGCTTCCAGAAGGTGGCGTGGAGGAACGAAATGAGCCACTTCGCACCTGGGTTGATTTGAATGCCCAAAAGACGTTCTACGGCCTGGGGGACCGCTTCGATGTCACGTTGTTCGTCGAAACATACAATCTGTTCAATCAGAAAGATCGGCGGGTAAACAACTTCGATTATATTCAATGGGGTTTGAGAAGACCCGTACCAACAGACCAGCTCTACAGGGATTTCGGAGATCCGAACGACAGGGCCTTTCTGGGCTCCCCAAGGCAGGTGCATTTGGGATTGAGACTCAGCTTCTAA
- a CDS encoding CPBP family intramembrane metalloprotease has protein sequence MNETTEQPDKMGKAFLDLANRGETRWTRYILTLLIIIATWTFGSGTVLLAVYGPEPEGSPMDGTSPFLDFIALNLLFVTVLIGLWIGICNAHKRSLLTLITPRDHIRWGRILQGFGLQMGLGIVFAAIDALMFPDNYEYTLDPERFYKFAILVLLLTPFQTTTEELLTRSYFLQMLGHFARHPIALVILNALPFALFHLMNPEIAAYGVAPMLISYFVVGAFLALVTLKDNGAELAIGIHAANNMFAAVLVNYEGSALSTNAIFTIKEVNVWAGTVAYIASAVIMYWILFRSKRPVP, from the coding sequence ATGAACGAAACAACAGAACAACCCGACAAAATGGGCAAGGCGTTTCTCGATCTCGCCAATCGGGGCGAAACGCGCTGGACAAGGTATATTTTAACGTTGCTGATCATTATTGCCACCTGGACTTTTGGCAGTGGTACAGTCCTGCTTGCTGTTTATGGCCCTGAACCCGAAGGTTCTCCCATGGATGGCACAAGTCCTTTTCTGGATTTTATTGCCCTCAATTTGCTCTTTGTCACGGTGCTGATCGGCCTGTGGATTGGTATTTGTAACGCACACAAACGCTCCTTACTCACGCTTATTACACCGCGCGATCATATCCGCTGGGGCCGCATATTGCAGGGCTTTGGTTTGCAGATGGGTCTGGGTATTGTTTTCGCAGCTATTGATGCTCTGATGTTTCCCGATAACTACGAATATACCCTGGATCCCGAACGCTTTTACAAATTCGCTATTCTCGTCTTGCTCCTTACCCCCTTCCAGACCACTACCGAAGAGCTTCTCACGCGCAGTTATTTCTTGCAAATGCTCGGTCACTTCGCGCGACATCCGATTGCTCTCGTTATTCTCAATGCTCTGCCTTTTGCCCTGTTCCATTTGATGAATCCCGAGATCGCAGCGTATGGCGTAGCACCCATGTTGATTTCCTACTTTGTCGTCGGTGCATTTCTCGCTCTTGTCACGCTCAAGGACAATGGTGCAGAACTCGCCATAGGTATCCACGCCGCGAATAACATGTTTGCCGCGGTCCTCGTCAATTACGAAGGCTCCGCGCTATCTACCAATGCCATCTTTACCATAAAAGAGGTCAATGTCTGGGCAGGCACAGTTGCCTACATCGCCTCTGCAGTCATTATGTATTGGATATTGTTCCGCAGTAAACGACCAGTCCCTTGA
- a CDS encoding sulfatase-like hydrolase/transferase gives MADRPNILVIMSDQHSKFHIGCYGDEVVRTPHMDRLAAEGIRFNNAYCAAPLCVPSRMAFMTSRTPTANRVWTNSHILSSAIPTWAHGMGAAGYETALIGRMHFVGSDQRHGFERRPIGEWGAHHPGVSLQGAPLFRKMPLGVSGQSRVSVEYAGYGMCTYQAYDDMVVASALDYLDEKAHDERDRPFAAVAGFVLPHCPYIAATKELFEYYYDRVDVPQPTPEEAQRAPAAIRKLKRLRDLDHPLPEERIRVARAAYFAMCEYFDSIVGQMLQKLDETGLAENTLVIYCSDHGEMAGEHGLWSKSNYYEASVSVPLIARLPGVIPAGGISDSICNLMDIGPTLTEVAGAPPMPATDGRSLWPQMCGENDPNWVDETFSEHLWEANEVPSRMIRKGAWKLYKYNEPTPPALFNLEEDPGELNDLGLDTRYQDVREKLLKRLYEDWDPADIISETAILDRDYRTISAWGQAVQPIHEDTVAVPDVEDIEFR, from the coding sequence ATGGCAGATAGACCCAATATTCTGGTGATCATGTCCGATCAACACAGCAAATTTCACATCGGATGTTATGGCGATGAAGTGGTTCGAACCCCGCATATGGACCGGCTTGCTGCCGAAGGCATACGGTTCAACAACGCCTATTGCGCAGCACCGCTTTGCGTTCCCAGCCGGATGGCTTTTATGACATCCAGAACGCCCACCGCGAACCGCGTCTGGACAAATAGCCATATCCTCTCTTCTGCCATCCCCACCTGGGCACATGGCATGGGTGCAGCCGGCTATGAAACTGCCCTGATTGGACGCATGCACTTTGTTGGATCGGATCAGCGGCACGGATTTGAGCGACGGCCCATTGGCGAATGGGGCGCACATCACCCTGGTGTTTCTTTGCAGGGCGCTCCCCTGTTTCGCAAAATGCCTCTGGGTGTATCTGGGCAGAGCCGCGTGAGCGTAGAATATGCCGGTTATGGGATGTGTACCTATCAGGCGTATGATGACATGGTCGTTGCGTCTGCCCTTGATTATTTGGACGAGAAGGCCCATGATGAGAGGGATCGTCCCTTTGCCGCTGTGGCTGGCTTTGTTCTTCCGCACTGCCCCTATATCGCCGCTACAAAGGAACTCTTTGAATATTATTACGACCGGGTAGATGTTCCTCAGCCAACGCCGGAAGAGGCACAGAGAGCACCTGCGGCTATCCGCAAGCTGAAACGCCTGCGAGACCTCGATCATCCGCTGCCCGAGGAACGCATCCGCGTGGCCCGGGCAGCCTATTTTGCTATGTGCGAGTATTTTGACAGCATCGTCGGCCAGATGCTCCAGAAGCTGGACGAGACGGGGCTGGCTGAAAACACGCTGGTCATCTACTGCTCTGACCACGGCGAAATGGCCGGAGAACACGGACTGTGGTCCAAGAGCAACTACTACGAAGCATCTGTTTCCGTACCCCTCATTGCCCGTTTGCCCGGGGTTATCCCCGCGGGTGGAATCAGCGATAGCATCTGCAACCTCATGGATATTGGACCAACCCTGACCGAGGTGGCTGGCGCTCCTCCGATGCCTGCTACCGATGGACGTTCGCTGTGGCCCCAGATGTGCGGAGAGAACGATCCGAACTGGGTCGATGAAACCTTCAGCGAACATCTCTGGGAAGCCAACGAAGTGCCTTCTCGCATGATCCGCAAGGGAGCATGGAAGCTCTACAAGTACAACGAACCCACCCCTCCAGCGCTCTTTAATCTGGAAGAAGATCCCGGAGAACTCAATGATTTAGGCCTGGACACGCGGTACCAGGATGTGCGAGAGAAGCTCTTGAAACGCCTCTACGAAGATTGGGATCCCGCAGATATCATCAGTGAAACAGCTATTCTGGATCGGGATTATCGCACCATTTCAGCATGGGGCCAGGCCGTCCAGCCCATACACGAAGACACTGTAGCCGTGCCGGATGTGGAAGACATCGAATTTCGATAG
- a CDS encoding sigma 54-interacting transcriptional regulator: MNAINPEIEYNFVIGKSPQIQEVYRQMQAAAKGAGSVLIAGESGTGKDLIAQYIHHKSGRAPNPFVPVNCGAIPKELFESELFGHKKGAFTGAVNETAGLFRSADTGTIFLDEITEIPLETQVKLLRVLQEKRIRPLGSTEEIPLDVQVIAATNRDLEQVLWNRSFREDLYYRLGAVTIYIPPLREHLEDIPELVAAFIQKLNRRLKRNILGVHPTIIEQLTNYSWPGNVRQLENVIENAYLFSKGKWITRLGVKLEEDIQSLVRSTGQISMSLDPDEFYLPSKVMSTSLRRKIQSAAKSPTGVLIQGEEGTGSLMVGREIHRQSFYAKGPFVIVNCDTIPPELFEKELFGNSIFEDTQGHFEGYIHQAESGTLYLNEVTAIPYRIQMLLLSLFEGDRMRPTGFSRDLPKNLCVIAYTSQDLHRAMKEKSLSVGFYTRLSGFVIHIPTLREQKEKIPEFADYFVKLFATRQQRPAPRIHDDALASLMAYPWPGNLLELRFVIQGALTAANFGTIQKHHLPDQLGIHWQADGHTDTRGKLYDVEQALLQEALQKADGNKTQAARLLGISRKKVYKMLESATLHHESGF; the protein is encoded by the coding sequence ATGAATGCGATTAATCCTGAAATCGAATACAATTTTGTAATAGGTAAAAGCCCGCAAATTCAGGAAGTCTATCGCCAGATGCAAGCGGCTGCTAAAGGGGCGGGAAGCGTGCTAATTGCGGGAGAGAGCGGCACCGGAAAAGACCTGATCGCTCAGTACATCCACCACAAAAGTGGTCGCGCCCCGAATCCTTTTGTGCCCGTGAATTGCGGCGCTATTCCCAAAGAACTCTTTGAAAGCGAACTGTTTGGACACAAAAAAGGTGCTTTTACCGGCGCCGTAAACGAAACCGCGGGCCTTTTCAGATCTGCTGATACAGGGACCATCTTTCTGGATGAGATTACCGAAATCCCGCTCGAGACCCAGGTCAAACTTTTGCGCGTTCTTCAAGAGAAGCGCATTCGACCTCTCGGAAGCACGGAAGAAATTCCCCTGGACGTCCAGGTCATTGCAGCCACCAACCGCGACCTGGAGCAGGTGCTCTGGAATAGGAGCTTCCGGGAAGATCTCTATTACCGGCTCGGGGCAGTCACCATCTATATCCCACCCCTGCGGGAACATTTAGAAGACATCCCGGAACTGGTCGCCGCTTTCATCCAGAAGCTCAATCGACGCCTTAAACGCAACATCCTGGGCGTCCACCCGACCATAATAGAACAGCTTACCAACTATTCCTGGCCCGGCAATGTGCGTCAGCTTGAAAACGTCATTGAAAATGCATATTTGTTTTCCAAAGGGAAGTGGATTACCCGGTTGGGGGTGAAACTCGAAGAGGATATCCAATCTCTTGTGCGATCCACAGGACAAATTAGCATGTCCCTGGACCCGGACGAATTTTATCTGCCTTCCAAAGTGATGTCAACCTCCTTGAGACGGAAAATTCAAAGTGCAGCAAAAAGTCCGACAGGCGTGTTGATCCAGGGAGAAGAAGGGACCGGATCCCTGATGGTTGGACGGGAAATCCACCGTCAGAGCTTCTATGCAAAAGGGCCTTTCGTCATCGTCAACTGCGATACGATTCCACCCGAACTTTTTGAAAAAGAGCTGTTCGGAAATTCTATTTTTGAAGATACACAAGGACATTTTGAAGGATATATACACCAGGCCGAAAGCGGCACGCTCTATCTCAACGAAGTTACGGCCATACCGTACCGGATTCAGATGCTGCTGCTTAGCTTGTTCGAAGGAGACAGGATGCGTCCGACCGGGTTTTCCAGGGATCTTCCAAAAAATCTTTGCGTCATTGCCTATACGTCGCAAGATCTGCATCGGGCCATGAAAGAGAAAAGCCTGTCTGTCGGATTCTATACCCGATTGAGTGGGTTTGTCATTCACATTCCGACTTTGCGGGAACAAAAAGAGAAAATTCCAGAATTCGCAGATTATTTTGTCAAATTATTCGCCACTCGGCAACAACGTCCGGCTCCTCGAATTCACGACGATGCACTTGCATCTCTGATGGCCTATCCCTGGCCGGGCAATCTACTGGAACTGCGCTTTGTCATTCAGGGTGCTCTTACTGCGGCGAACTTCGGCACAATTCAAAAACACCACCTGCCAGACCAACTGGGAATACACTGGCAGGCGGATGGACACACAGACACACGGGGTAAACTCTACGATGTAGAGCAGGCTTTACTCCAGGAAGCACTCCAAAAAGCCGATGGAAACAAAACCCAGGCTGCTCGACTTCTCGGTATCTCTCGGAAAAAGGTTTACAAAATGTTGGAAAGCGCAACCCTTCATCATGAATCCGGGTTTTAA
- a CDS encoding response regulator, producing MDRRILIVSEDSRLVWDVKNLLSGEPVEQTQVRSGQACLDMIMSTPVDIAVIDDSLQDMQAVDIIRNIKSTVPDIIVILAAYKHSIQQEIEVRRAGASYCIIGPGEYDTLYQFLLQATALESRHLLSKHRQRR from the coding sequence TTGGACAGACGCATCTTGATTGTCTCCGAAGATTCCCGGCTGGTCTGGGACGTGAAAAATCTTCTGTCTGGCGAACCTGTGGAACAGACTCAAGTGCGTTCCGGGCAGGCTTGTCTGGATATGATTATGAGTACTCCTGTGGACATTGCCGTGATAGACGACAGTCTCCAGGATATGCAGGCAGTGGATATAATCAGAAATATCAAATCCACAGTGCCAGATATAATCGTCATCCTGGCTGCCTATAAACATTCTATTCAGCAGGAAATAGAGGTCAGGCGAGCTGGGGCCTCCTACTGTATCATCGGTCCTGGCGAATACGATACCCTCTACCAGTTTTTGCTACAGGCAACCGCGTTAGAAAGCAGACACCTTTTGAGTAAACATAGACAAAGGAGGTGA